A region of the Pseudomonas anguilliseptica genome:
ACATAAATAGCGCCGAGTTTGATGCCGTGTTCTACCCCGGCGGCCATGGCCCGCTGTGGGACCTGGCCGAAGATGCCGCATCCATCGCCTTGCTCGAGCACGCCATCGCCGCTGGCAAGCCGGTCGCGGCGGTGTGCCATGCGCCTGCGGTGCTGCGCCACGTCAAGGGCAGCGATGGCCAGCCATTGGTCGCTGGCAAAGCGGTCACCGGCTTCAGCAACAGCGAGGAAGAGGCTGTGGGCCTGACTCAGGTGGTGCCGTTCCTGGTCGAGGACATGCTCATGGCCCAGGGCGGCCACTACAGCAGGACCGCCGACTGGCAGGTGCATGTCGTCACCGACGGGTTGCTGATCACGGGCCAGAACCCGGCCTCCTCCGAAGCTACCGCCCACGCGCTGCTAAAACTGCTGGCCTAAGGCCGGCGTCACGCCTCTGCCGACGTCGGCAGAGGTGCACTTTTTGCCCGTGGCCGCTAGGTGGCCGTGGGTATCACCAGGAGAGCAAAAATGGATACAAGTCGTTTTTTTCAGTCGGTACAACTCGGCCCTTACGTGCTCAACAACCGCATCGTCCTGCCGCCCCTGACGCGCTCGCGCAGCACCCAGCCGGGAAACATCGCCAACCCGCTGATGGCCACCTATTACCGGCAACGTGCCGGCGCAGGCTTTATGGTCACCGAAGGCACGCAGATCGAACCCCGCGGCCAGGGCTATGCCTGGACGCCGGGCATTCACAGCCAGGCGCAAATCGACGGTTGGCGCAACGTCACCGATGCCGTGCATGCCGCCGGCAGCATCATTTTCGCCCAGCTCTGGCACGTCGGTCGGGTTTCGCACACCTCGCTACAGCCCGATGGCGCAGAGCCGGTAGCGCCTTCGGCTATTGCCGCAACCAACGTAAAGGTGTTCATCGAAACAGGCCCAGGTACCGGCGCCTTGGCCGAACCTTCAGCGCCCCGTGCCCTGAGCAATGTCGAAGTCAAAGAACTGGTGCAGCTGTACGCGCAGGCCGCGCGTAACGCACTGAGTGCGGGCTTTGATGGCGTGGAAATCCACTGCGCCAACGGCTATTTGGTCAATCAGTTCATCTCTGCGCATAGCAACCAGCGCGACGATGAATATGGCGGTTCGCTGCACAACCGTTTGCGCTTCCTGCGCGAGATTGTCCAGGCCGTAGCCGAGGTTGTCGGTGCCGACCGTTTGGGCGTGCGCTTCGCGCCGTTGTTTGAAAGCACGGCCGAGGACCGGGTCTATTTGGGCCTGGTTGAAGAGGATCCGCACAGCACCTACATCGAGGCCATCAAGGTGCTCGAAGAAGCGGGTATCGCCTACCTGTCGATCGCCGAGGCCGACTGGGACAACGCCCCGGACCTTCCCGAAGACTTCCGCCGCGAGGTTCGCCAGGCCTTTAGCGGCCGCATCATCTACGCCGGCCGCTACACCGCACAACGCGGGGCGCAAACCCTGGAGGCAGGCTTGGGTGACATGATCGCTTTTGGCCGTCCGTTCATTGCCAACCCGGATTTGCCGCAACGCATTGCCAATGGTTGGCCGCTCAACCCGGTCGACCCAAGCAGCATGTACGGCGGCACGGAGAAGGGTTATAGCGACTACCCCACCTACACCGAATAAACCCGCCACAGCGGCCGTCACGGTTTAACCCTGACGGCCGTCTTCTGATGACGCCGTCATGCAGCATCTGGATAATTGCACCCTTCTCGCGGCGATACGCCTGATCGTTACCCAAGCCCCCGCCTACACGTCCACACTCAAGCGCTGCGCAGAGCAATAACCCGGCAGAGCATTAAGGACTTCTCAACATGACAGAACTGCAGAGCAACCCGGACTGTATTGGCCTGGTACTGGCCGCCGGCTACGGGCAACGCTTCGGCAGCGACAAACGCCGCGCCCAGCTGGCAGACGGCAACAGCTTGCTGCGCGCGACAGTGCTGCGTGCGCAAGAAGCCTTCAGCGATGTTCGCGTCGTGCTAAAAGCCGAGGACGATGCCCAGGCCCTGGCTATTCCACCCGGCGTTCAGCTGGTACGTGCGGCCCACGCCAAACAGGGCATGGGCTCAAGCCTGGCTGCCGGCATCCAGAGCCTGGCACACTCGCAGGCCACTGCGGTGGCGGTGCTGCTTGGAGATATGCCGTGGATTTCTGTCGCCACCCTGCGGCAACTGCGAGCGCAGGCCCACGCTGACCATATCGTCGTGGCTTACTGCGAGGGCCAGCGCGGCCACCAGGTGCTGTTCGGCCGGTGCTTCTGGCCGGAGCTGATGCAACTGCAGGGCGAGAATGGGGCCAAGGGCTTGATCGCCAGCCATGCGCAACAGGTGATTGCCGTGACGCTCGATGACCACGGCATTCTGCGGGACGTCGACAGGCCGGCCGACCTCAGCCACCCACCGACTTCATAATCAGGGCGCTGCCGGTAAACGTAGCGTCCTGCTTGTCCGCAAGCGCACGGCCGAGCAACCCGGTCAGCTGCGGCTGCACCTGCTCAGTCGGCAGATCCAACAGCGCGCCCATAAAGTGCCCGCGATTGGATGACAGGCATCCATATAACCAGCCCGTAGACGACAGGCGCAGACGGCTGCAACTCCGGCAAAAGGGCGCGCTTTCGTTGGCAATGATGCCGAACGCCCCGCGCTCGCCAACGCTATAACGCAGCGCGGTGGAGTCTACCGGCGCCTCAGCCTGGGTGAAGGCATAGCGCTGGCCGATAAGCTCCAGCAGCTCGCGCTGGCCGACGAACTGGGTACGAAAAGCCTCTGCATTCTGGGCCAGATGGCCCATGCGCATAAGTTCGATAAAGCGCAATTCGTAGCCCTGCTGAAGGCAGAACGCCAACATGGGCAAAACTTGATCGAGGTTGCTACCACGCATCGGCACCATGTTGATCTTGATGCTCATGCCGGCTCGGCGCGCCTGCTCGATGGCG
Encoded here:
- a CDS encoding type 1 glutamine amidotransferase domain-containing protein; translated protein: MKILLVLTSHEQLGDTGEKTGFWLEELAAPYYAFLDAGAQLTLASPNGGQPPLDPKSNEPDFQTDATRRFEADSVATHALANTLKLSDINSAEFDAVFYPGGHGPLWDLAEDAASIALLEHAIAAGKPVAAVCHAPAVLRHVKGSDGQPLVAGKAVTGFSNSEEEAVGLTQVVPFLVEDMLMAQGGHYSRTADWQVHVVTDGLLITGQNPASSEATAHALLKLLA
- a CDS encoding alkene reductase, which produces MDTSRFFQSVQLGPYVLNNRIVLPPLTRSRSTQPGNIANPLMATYYRQRAGAGFMVTEGTQIEPRGQGYAWTPGIHSQAQIDGWRNVTDAVHAAGSIIFAQLWHVGRVSHTSLQPDGAEPVAPSAIAATNVKVFIETGPGTGALAEPSAPRALSNVEVKELVQLYAQAARNALSAGFDGVEIHCANGYLVNQFISAHSNQRDDEYGGSLHNRLRFLREIVQAVAEVVGADRLGVRFAPLFESTAEDRVYLGLVEEDPHSTYIEAIKVLEEAGIAYLSIAEADWDNAPDLPEDFRREVRQAFSGRIIYAGRYTAQRGAQTLEAGLGDMIAFGRPFIANPDLPQRIANGWPLNPVDPSSMYGGTEKGYSDYPTYTE
- a CDS encoding nucleotidyltransferase family protein, which encodes MTELQSNPDCIGLVLAAGYGQRFGSDKRRAQLADGNSLLRATVLRAQEAFSDVRVVLKAEDDAQALAIPPGVQLVRAAHAKQGMGSSLAAGIQSLAHSQATAVAVLLGDMPWISVATLRQLRAQAHADHIVVAYCEGQRGHQVLFGRCFWPELMQLQGENGAKGLIASHAQQVIAVTLDDHGILRDVDRPADLSHPPTS
- a CDS encoding GTP 3',8-cyclase MoaA produces the protein MIVDRHGRRFRKLRLSLTAACNYACTYCVADGRRLVAARDELTSASMLRAVELLRDVAGVEELRITGGEPLLSDRLEPFLQGIGKLALQDISLTTNGQLLAGKLPLLRSAGIQRLNVSLDTLDPSAFRTIAKGGDLQTVLSAIEQARRAGMSIKINMVPMRGSNLDQVLPMLAFCLQQGYELRFIELMRMGHLAQNAEAFRTQFVGQRELLELIGQRYAFTQAEAPVDSTALRYSVGERGAFGIIANESAPFCRSCSRLRLSSTGWLYGCLSSNRGHFMGALLDLPTEQVQPQLTGLLGRALADKQDATFTGSALIMKSVGG